The Hymenobacter oligotrophus genome has a window encoding:
- a CDS encoding acyl-CoA thioesterase: protein MADNATLIQTPETRHRIYFQDCDQLGHLNNARYLDYFLNAREEHTMRHYALNLGQLTREQRAAWVITKHHISYLKPANHGEEVLIRTQLIHFDNSSLVVEMQMLDADGLRLKSLLWSEMAFISLVNGKRADHSDALMDMLEEVDVDDVQYHPDGFDERIRELRQQFKKQRKAAGHDEE, encoded by the coding sequence ATGGCCGACAACGCCACGCTCATCCAAACGCCCGAAACCCGGCACCGCATTTATTTCCAGGATTGCGACCAGCTGGGCCACCTCAACAACGCCCGCTACCTCGACTACTTCCTGAACGCGCGCGAAGAGCACACCATGCGCCACTACGCCCTTAACCTAGGGCAGCTTACCCGCGAGCAGCGCGCCGCCTGGGTTATTACCAAGCACCACATCAGCTACCTCAAGCCCGCCAACCACGGCGAGGAGGTACTTATTCGCACGCAGCTCATCCACTTCGACAACTCCTCGCTGGTGGTTGAGATGCAAATGCTCGATGCCGATGGCCTGCGCCTGAAATCCTTGCTGTGGTCGGAAATGGCGTTTATCAGCCTCGTAAACGGCAAACGCGCCGACCATTCCGATGCCCTGATGGACATGCTTGAGGAGGTAGACGTGGACGATGTGCAGTACCACCCCGACGGCTTCGACGAGCGCATTCGGGAGCTGCGCCAGCAGTTTAAGAAACAGCGCAAAGCCGCCGGCCACGACGAGGAGTAG
- a CDS encoding type 1 glutamine amidotransferase domain-containing protein encodes MSIFGNDPLKGKKVAVLATDGFEQSELEQPVKALKNAGAEVDIVSLKSGSIKGWDEKDWGSKVSVDKTLDEAKPADYDALVLPGGQMNPDVLRTEPKAVSFAADFMQAGKVVAAICHGPWTLVETGLVRGKNMTSWPSLKTDLTNAGAHWQDATVVVDGNLITSRNPNDLPAFNEKLIEKIGGTQA; translated from the coding sequence ATGAGCATTTTTGGTAACGATCCGCTGAAAGGCAAAAAAGTAGCCGTGCTAGCCACCGATGGCTTCGAGCAATCGGAGTTGGAGCAACCCGTGAAGGCGCTGAAAAACGCCGGCGCCGAGGTAGACATTGTTTCGCTGAAAAGCGGCTCCATTAAGGGCTGGGACGAGAAAGACTGGGGCAGCAAGGTTTCGGTGGATAAAACCCTGGACGAAGCCAAGCCCGCCGATTACGACGCACTGGTGCTGCCCGGCGGCCAAATGAACCCCGATGTGCTGCGCACCGAGCCCAAAGCCGTAAGCTTCGCGGCCGATTTTATGCAGGCGGGCAAAGTGGTGGCTGCCATTTGCCACGGCCCCTGGACGCTGGTAGAAACCGGCCTGGTGCGCGGCAAAAACATGACGAGCTGGCCCAGCCTTAAAACCGACCTTACCAACGCCGGCGCCCATTGGCAAGATGCCACCGTGGTAGTAGATGGCAACCTGATTACCAGCCGCAACCCCAACGATTTGCCTGCCTTCAACGAAAAGCTGATCGAGAAAATTGGCGGCACCCAAGCCTAG
- a CDS encoding DUF6992 family protein translates to MPVVSDVAAALPAINFEREMLTQQGMGVLGAWALLNLLGSGWLVTRTPATQQHYFHQMNVGWGAVNALLAVWGILQARPLHVEGLTLAHSLQAQFAFEKILLFNAGLDVAYVAVGAWLFARAASADQLPERYLGYARSLWVQGGFLFVFDIGFYLVYHRWTAALLALVP, encoded by the coding sequence ATGCCCGTAGTATCCGATGTAGCCGCCGCGTTGCCGGCCATCAATTTTGAGCGCGAAATGCTGACCCAGCAAGGCATGGGCGTGCTAGGTGCCTGGGCCTTGCTGAACCTGCTGGGCAGCGGCTGGCTGGTTACGCGCACGCCAGCTACGCAGCAGCACTATTTTCATCAGATGAACGTGGGATGGGGCGCGGTAAACGCCCTGCTGGCCGTATGGGGCATACTGCAAGCCCGGCCGCTGCACGTGGAGGGCCTTACGCTGGCCCACAGCCTGCAGGCGCAGTTCGCGTTCGAGAAGATTCTGCTCTTCAATGCCGGCCTCGATGTGGCGTACGTAGCCGTGGGGGCGTGGCTGTTTGCGCGGGCTGCTTCCGCGGATCAGTTGCCCGAGCGCTACCTGGGCTACGCCCGCTCGCTGTGGGTGCAGGGCGGCTTTTTGTTTGTGTTCGATATAGGCTTTTACCTGGTGTACCACCGTTGGACGGCCGCGCTGCTGGCGCTGGTGCCCTAG
- a CDS encoding porin family protein, producing the protein MKKIALLLSLCALCSWEALAQRGVEGIRKSSDYQTTPDSRNNGFGIKGGWNSSNFRGDDKKNYGNEASRQNFHAGAYAQFGFSPQTSLQVEALYSRQGFKASSAFRPAGMQNTYETQLDYVQVPVMFVYNFVDNVSFHVGPQVSLLVNVKEDKNAVNISNRNYNSLDYGGVAGLEARVGPARVGGRYVLSLANIYNDPKMENGMMTPNENLNDIKNSLIQVYVGFGFAQ; encoded by the coding sequence ATGAAAAAAATTGCACTCTTACTCTCGCTGTGCGCCCTGTGCAGCTGGGAAGCCCTGGCCCAACGCGGCGTAGAAGGAATTCGTAAATCGTCGGACTACCAAACCACGCCCGACTCGCGCAACAACGGTTTCGGTATTAAGGGCGGTTGGAACTCCTCCAACTTCCGCGGCGATGACAAGAAGAACTACGGCAACGAGGCAAGCCGCCAGAACTTCCATGCCGGTGCTTACGCCCAGTTTGGTTTTTCGCCCCAAACCTCGCTGCAGGTAGAGGCGCTCTACAGCCGCCAAGGCTTTAAGGCGTCGTCGGCGTTCCGGCCGGCGGGCATGCAAAACACCTACGAAACGCAGCTCGACTACGTGCAGGTGCCCGTGATGTTCGTGTACAACTTCGTGGATAACGTGAGCTTCCACGTGGGCCCGCAAGTGTCGCTGCTCGTGAACGTGAAGGAAGACAAGAACGCCGTCAACATCAGCAACCGCAACTACAACTCGCTCGACTACGGCGGAGTGGCCGGCCTGGAGGCGCGCGTGGGCCCGGCCCGCGTGGGTGGCCGCTACGTGCTCAGCCTGGCCAACATCTACAACGACCCCAAGATGGAGAACGGGATGATGACGCCCAACGAGAACCTCAACGACATCAAGAACAGCCTCATTCAGGTGTACGTAGGTTTCGGCTTTGCCCAGTAA
- a CDS encoding carbohydrate kinase family protein, with product MRRGFAKPNAASTNGSTAYIAGAAVAVLWAGRISTSRFFQCFDGSCMSQSVVCFGEILWDVLPTGKQPGGAPLNVAVHLQQLGVPAWLISSTGPDDLGQQLRCWMASKGLATTHVQRSHLPTGVVHANVADAHNVRYTIAEPAAWDAIGPSPAAEALVAQADALVFGSLVARRPTTRATLHGLLPHARLRVFDVNLRPPHNSPEVVLPLLARTDLLKLNHHELRELMQWLGQAAEPAAALPWLARRYRLQAVCVTLGAAGALLWANGQLYQAAGVPVAVHDTIGSGDAFLAALLRGWLAGQAPNELLRFACAAGALVATQPGATPAITLPAVQALLGT from the coding sequence TTGCGACGCGGCTTCGCGAAGCCAAACGCGGCAAGCACCAATGGCTCCACGGCCTATATTGCCGGCGCGGCGGTGGCGGTGTTGTGGGCTGGCCGCATCAGCACCAGCCGCTTCTTCCAGTGCTTCGACGGCAGTTGTATGAGCCAATCGGTGGTGTGCTTCGGCGAAATATTGTGGGATGTATTGCCCACCGGTAAGCAACCCGGCGGAGCGCCCCTTAATGTGGCCGTGCACCTGCAGCAGCTGGGGGTGCCGGCCTGGCTCATCAGCAGCACCGGCCCCGACGACCTAGGGCAGCAGCTGCGCTGCTGGATGGCTAGCAAGGGCTTGGCTACCACGCACGTGCAGCGCAGCCACTTGCCCACGGGCGTAGTGCACGCCAACGTAGCCGATGCCCACAACGTGCGCTACACCATTGCCGAGCCCGCCGCTTGGGATGCTATCGGGCCCAGCCCCGCCGCCGAGGCGCTGGTAGCCCAAGCCGATGCGCTGGTGTTCGGGAGCCTGGTGGCGCGCCGCCCCACCACGCGGGCCACGCTGCACGGCTTGCTGCCGCACGCCCGCTTGCGCGTGTTCGACGTGAACCTGCGCCCGCCGCACAACAGCCCCGAGGTGGTGTTGCCCCTGCTTGCCCGCACTGATTTGCTGAAGCTAAACCACCACGAGCTGCGCGAGCTGATGCAATGGCTGGGGCAGGCCGCCGAACCCGCAGCGGCCCTGCCGTGGCTGGCCCGCCGCTACCGCCTCCAAGCCGTGTGCGTTACCCTAGGTGCCGCCGGCGCCTTGCTGTGGGCCAACGGCCAGCTGTACCAGGCGGCCGGCGTGCCCGTGGCGGTGCACGATACCATTGGCAGCGGCGATGCCTTTTTGGCGGCTTTGCTGCGCGGGTGGCTGGCCGGGCAAGCGCCCAACGAACTGCTGCGATTTGCTTGTGCCGCCGGCGCTTTGGTGGCTACGCAGCCCGGGGCTACGCCCGCCATTACGCTGCCGGCGGTGCAAGCGCTGCTTGGCACCTAG
- a CDS encoding histone deacetylase family protein, translated as MTHPPHYLPVAWAPLYAHPLPASHRFPMLKYELLPEQLIREGTIAEESIFAPIPLPDKYILETHCAAYYQRLVQGQLTRQEERATGFPWSEQLVQREVTILGGTVQCAKLARHTGVALNVAGGTHHAFADRGEGFCLLNDQAVAANYLLQHEGIGKVLIVDLDVHQGNGTAALFRYEPRVFTFSMHGARNYPARKEHSDLDLALPDGTDDATYLKLLHETLPRLLDEVQPEFVFYLAGVDVLGTDKLGHLGLTREGCRQRDRFVLELCHRYQLPVVVCMGGGYSERISDIVEAHANTFRLARELWF; from the coding sequence GTGACTCATCCGCCGCACTACCTGCCCGTTGCTTGGGCGCCGCTCTACGCCCACCCGCTGCCCGCCAGCCACCGCTTTCCGATGCTGAAGTACGAGCTGCTGCCCGAGCAACTCATCCGCGAAGGCACCATTGCGGAGGAAAGCATCTTTGCGCCCATTCCGCTGCCCGACAAGTACATTCTGGAAACGCACTGCGCTGCGTATTACCAACGGCTGGTGCAGGGGCAGCTTACGCGCCAGGAGGAACGCGCCACGGGCTTTCCGTGGTCGGAGCAGTTGGTGCAGCGCGAGGTTACGATTTTGGGCGGCACAGTGCAGTGCGCCAAGCTGGCCCGCCACACCGGCGTGGCGCTCAACGTGGCCGGCGGTACCCACCACGCCTTTGCCGACCGCGGCGAGGGGTTTTGCCTGCTCAACGACCAAGCCGTGGCGGCCAACTACCTGCTGCAACACGAAGGCATCGGCAAGGTGCTCATCGTCGACCTGGACGTGCACCAGGGCAACGGCACGGCGGCCTTGTTCCGGTACGAGCCACGGGTGTTTACCTTCTCGATGCACGGGGCGCGCAACTACCCGGCCCGCAAAGAGCACTCGGACCTGGACTTGGCCCTGCCCGACGGCACCGACGACGCCACCTACCTAAAACTGCTGCACGAAACCCTGCCCCGCCTGCTCGACGAGGTGCAGCCCGAATTTGTGTTTTACCTCGCGGGGGTAGATGTGCTCGGCACCGACAAGCTCGGCCACTTGGGCCTCACGCGCGAGGGCTGCCGCCAGCGCGACCGGTTTGTGTTGGAGCTCTGCCACCGATACCAGCTGCCCGTGGTGGTGTGCATGGGCGGCGGCTACTCCGAGCGCATCAGCGACATTGTGGAGGCCCACGCCAATACCTTCCGGCTGGCGCGCGAGTTGTGGTTTTGA
- a CDS encoding methyltransferase domain-containing protein produces the protein MPDFARRSSELELMDDLTLASDDLRRNLDELEVINTRLGGYRVVLSALQRLRPRLPASRPVRIADLGSGGGDTLRRVAEWARRQGLAVELVGLDANAFMVDYARARSQTYPEIEFAQQDIFAPDFARQRYDVVMCSLFCHHFTEQELVPMLRQWREQARVAVIINDLHRHPLAYHSIKWLTRLLGGSYLVQNDAPLSVARAFRRHDWEALLATAAITRYQLRWQWAFRWQLIIEGAGE, from the coding sequence ATGCCTGATTTCGCCCGCCGCTCCTCGGAGCTTGAGCTGATGGACGACCTGACGCTGGCCTCCGACGACCTGCGCCGGAACCTCGACGAGCTCGAGGTCATCAACACGCGCTTGGGCGGCTACCGCGTGGTGCTTAGTGCCTTGCAGCGCCTGCGGCCCCGGTTGCCTGCCAGCCGCCCCGTGCGCATTGCCGACCTAGGCAGCGGCGGCGGCGACACCCTGCGGCGCGTGGCGGAGTGGGCGCGCCGACAAGGTTTGGCCGTGGAGTTGGTGGGCCTCGACGCCAACGCCTTTATGGTGGATTACGCCCGCGCCCGCAGCCAAACCTACCCCGAAATCGAATTTGCGCAGCAAGACATCTTCGCGCCCGATTTCGCCCGGCAGCGCTACGACGTGGTGATGTGCAGCCTCTTCTGCCATCATTTTACCGAGCAGGAACTGGTGCCCATGCTGCGCCAGTGGCGCGAGCAAGCGCGCGTGGCCGTTATCATCAACGATTTGCACCGCCACCCGCTGGCCTACCACAGCATCAAATGGCTGACGCGCCTGCTGGGCGGCTCGTACCTGGTGCAAAACGATGCGCCTTTGTCGGTAGCTCGCGCGTTCCGCCGCCACGACTGGGAAGCGCTGCTCGCCACGGCCGCCATTACGCGCTACCAGTTGCGCTGGCAGTGGGCGTTTCGTTGGCAGCTGATCATTGAAGGCGCGGGCGAGTAG